A section of the Serratia liquefaciens ATCC 27592 genome encodes:
- a CDS encoding YheU family protein, translated as MIIPWKELETETLNSLIESFVLREGTDYGEHERSLEQKVEDVRRQLKNGEVLLVWSELHETVNIMPRGQFRAGQEEI; from the coding sequence GTGATTATCCCCTGGAAAGAACTGGAAACTGAGACCCTAAACAGCCTGATCGAGTCCTTTGTGTTACGCGAAGGCACCGACTACGGCGAGCACGAACGCTCGCTGGAACAGAAAGTGGAAGACGTGCGCCGCCAGTTGAAAAACGGCGAGGTGCTGCTGGTTTGGTCAGAACTGCATGAGACCGTCAACATCATGCCACGCGGCCAGTTCCGCGCCGGGCAGGAAGAAATTTAG
- a CDS encoding phosphoribulokinase: MSAKHPVIAVTGSSGAGTTTTSVAFRKIFQQLNIRAAELEGDSFHRYTRPEMDAAIRKARDLGRHISYFGPEANDFGLLQQSFLDYGKNGTGRSRKYLHTYDEAVPYNQVPGTFTPWEALPAPTDVLFYEGLHGGVVTEHIDVAKHVDLLVGVVPIVNLEWIQKLIRDTGERGHSREAVMDSVVRSMEDYINYITPQFSRTHINFQRVPTVDTSNPFAAKAIPSLDESFVVIHFRGLDQIDFPYLLAMLQGSFISHINTLVVPGGKMGLAMELIMAPLVQRLLEGKKIE; the protein is encoded by the coding sequence ATGTCCGCCAAACATCCCGTTATCGCAGTGACCGGCTCCAGCGGGGCCGGCACCACCACCACCAGCGTGGCGTTCCGTAAAATCTTTCAGCAGTTGAACATCCGCGCCGCCGAGCTGGAAGGCGACAGTTTCCACCGCTACACCCGGCCGGAAATGGACGCGGCGATCCGCAAAGCGCGCGATCTCGGCCGCCATATCAGCTATTTCGGCCCCGAAGCCAATGACTTCGGCCTGCTGCAACAAAGCTTTCTCGACTACGGCAAAAACGGCACCGGTCGCTCACGCAAGTATCTTCATACCTACGATGAAGCGGTACCCTATAATCAGGTTCCCGGCACTTTCACCCCATGGGAAGCCTTGCCGGCACCGACCGACGTGCTGTTCTACGAAGGGCTCCACGGTGGCGTCGTGACTGAACACATCGACGTGGCCAAACACGTCGATCTGCTGGTCGGCGTAGTACCGATCGTGAACCTGGAATGGATCCAGAAGCTGATCCGCGATACCGGTGAACGCGGTCACTCCCGCGAAGCGGTAATGGATTCGGTGGTTCGTTCGATGGAAGACTACATCAACTACATCACGCCGCAGTTCTCACGTACCCATATCAACTTCCAACGGGTGCCGACGGTAGACACCTCCAACCCGTTCGCCGCCAAGGCTATCCCTTCGCTGGACGAGAGCTTTGTGGTGATCCACTTCCGCGGGCTGGACCAGATCGACTTCCCTTATCTGCTGGCAATGCTGCAGGGATCTTTTATCTCGCATATCAATACGCTGGTGGTGCCGGGTGGCAAAATGGGGCTGGCGATGGAACTGATCATGGCGCCGCTGGTGCAGCGACTGCTGGAAGGGAAAAAAATCGAGTAA
- a CDS encoding OsmC family protein codes for MQARVKWVEGLTFLGESASGHQVLMDGNAGDKAPSPMEMVLMSVGGCSAIDVVSILQKGRNDVRDCEVKLTSERREEAPRLFTHINLHFIVTGKDLSDKIVERAVNLSAEKYCSVSLMLSKAASVTHSFEIRDLA; via the coding sequence ATGCAGGCAAGAGTTAAGTGGGTGGAAGGGCTGACGTTTCTGGGTGAATCCGCGTCTGGCCATCAGGTATTGATGGACGGCAACGCCGGCGATAAAGCACCCAGTCCGATGGAAATGGTGCTGATGTCAGTAGGGGGCTGCAGTGCTATCGACGTGGTGTCGATCCTGCAAAAAGGACGCAACGACGTACGTGATTGCGAGGTGAAACTGACCTCTGAACGCCGCGAAGAAGCGCCACGGTTGTTTACCCATATCAACCTGCATTTTATCGTGACCGGCAAAGATTTGAGCGACAAGATCGTGGAACGTGCGGTCAACCTGTCAGCTGAGAAGTACTGTTCGGTTTCACTGATGCTGAGCAAAGCCGCCAGCGTGACCCACAGTTTTGAAATCCGCGACCTGGCGTAA
- the crp gene encoding cAMP-activated global transcriptional regulator CRP, with protein MVLGKPQTDPTLEWFLSHCHIHKYPSKSTLIHQGEKAETLYYIVKGSVAVLIKDEEGKEMILSYLNQGDFIGELGLFEEGQERSAWVRAKTACEVAEISYKKFRQLIQVNPDILMRLSAQMANRLQITSEKVGNLAFLDVTGRIAQTLLNLAKQPDAMTHPDGMQIKITRQEIGQIVGCSRETVGRILKMLEDQNLISAHGKTIVVYGTR; from the coding sequence ATGGTTCTCGGCAAACCGCAAACAGACCCTACTCTCGAATGGTTCCTGTCTCATTGCCATATCCACAAATATCCATCCAAAAGTACGCTGATTCACCAAGGTGAAAAAGCCGAAACGCTTTACTACATCGTCAAAGGCTCCGTCGCGGTGCTGATTAAGGATGAAGAAGGTAAAGAGATGATCCTGTCCTACCTTAACCAGGGGGATTTCATCGGCGAGCTTGGATTATTTGAAGAAGGTCAGGAGCGTAGCGCCTGGGTTAGGGCGAAGACCGCCTGTGAAGTGGCTGAAATTTCCTACAAGAAATTCCGCCAGCTGATTCAGGTAAACCCGGACATCCTGATGCGCCTGTCTGCCCAGATGGCAAACCGCCTGCAGATAACCTCTGAGAAAGTGGGTAACCTCGCCTTCCTGGACGTTACGGGCCGCATCGCGCAAACCCTGCTGAACCTGGCGAAACAGCCTGATGCCATGACCCATCCGGATGGCATGCAGATTAAAATCACCCGTCAGGAAATTGGCCAGATCGTCGGTTGCTCTCGTGAAACCGTGGGTCGTATTCTGAAAATGCTGGAAGATCAAAACCTGATCTCCGCTCACGGCAAAACTATTGTCGTTTACGGCACCCGTTAA
- a CDS encoding YccS/YhfK family putative transporter, with product MWRRLIYHPEVNYALRQTLVLCLPVLLGLLIGQLQYGLLFSLVPACCNIAGLDTPHKRFFKRLIVGGSLFALSSLLLQQALLWQVPLPALMLGLALLLGVSGEISPLHARLLPAALVAAIFSLSMAGTVPLWHAPVLYIVGTAWYGLFTWFWFKLWKEQPMRESLNQLYLELADYFEAKYSLLTQHTDPQTALPPLLVRQQKVMDLITLLYQQLNFLPHASNLEQKRLQRTFQVALDLQEHITVSLHLPEEVQKLVEQSQAEAIIRRNAQVIANRLRTVAHDILYHQHSQRFNMDHELAALEKVAAQHPDNPVGQFCYYHFSRIARLLRTQHPLYRRDLMANQNRLPFWPALVSYLSFKSNALRNAARLGVTLAAGSSLGMIFNLPKPYWILLTIMLVSQNGYNATRVRIQHRALGTLVGLVIAAGLLQLQLPEAETLGVMLVITLLAYLVSRKNYGLAVIGFTVTAVYTLQLLALNGTHFLVPRLIDTLIGCVLVFGSTIWLWPQWQSGLLRKNAHQALENDQQALRLLLEEQEPDPSALAYARMQVNQAHNALFTSLNQAMQEPGFESSYLADMRLWVTHSQFIVEHLNAMTILAREHYMLTPKLAEEYLQSCEIALQSCQQRLEYDGPSSGNGIMQPPDLQPDMPVTEMERHLRRILSHLSVMHTISSLAWRQRPHHGIWLKRKLRDQ from the coding sequence ATGTGGCGCCGACTGATTTATCATCCGGAAGTCAACTATGCACTGCGACAAACGCTGGTGCTGTGCCTGCCGGTTCTGCTCGGGCTGCTGATCGGCCAACTGCAATACGGCCTACTATTTTCCCTGGTTCCCGCCTGCTGCAACATCGCCGGGCTGGACACGCCCCACAAACGCTTCTTTAAACGCCTGATCGTCGGCGGCTCGCTCTTTGCGCTTAGCAGCCTGCTGCTGCAACAGGCACTGCTGTGGCAAGTACCGCTGCCCGCATTGATGCTCGGTCTGGCACTGTTGCTTGGCGTCAGCGGCGAAATCAGCCCACTGCACGCCCGCCTGCTGCCCGCCGCGCTGGTTGCCGCCATCTTCTCCCTCAGCATGGCCGGTACGGTGCCGCTTTGGCACGCGCCGGTGTTATATATCGTGGGTACCGCCTGGTACGGCCTGTTTACCTGGTTCTGGTTCAAGCTGTGGAAAGAGCAACCGATGCGCGAGTCGCTCAATCAGCTCTATCTGGAGCTGGCGGACTACTTCGAAGCCAAATATTCGCTGTTGACCCAGCACACCGATCCGCAGACCGCCTTACCACCGCTGCTGGTGCGCCAGCAAAAGGTCATGGACCTGATCACCTTGCTGTATCAGCAGCTTAATTTTCTGCCCCATGCCAGCAATCTCGAACAAAAGCGCCTGCAACGCACCTTTCAGGTCGCGCTGGATTTGCAGGAACATATCACCGTCAGCCTGCATCTGCCGGAAGAAGTCCAAAAACTGGTAGAGCAGAGCCAGGCCGAAGCCATTATCCGCCGCAATGCACAGGTGATTGCCAATCGGCTGCGCACGGTAGCGCACGATATCCTCTATCATCAGCATTCTCAGCGTTTCAACATGGATCATGAGCTGGCAGCCCTGGAAAAAGTGGCGGCGCAACACCCGGATAACCCGGTCGGCCAATTCTGTTATTACCACTTCAGCCGCATCGCCCGCCTGCTGCGCACCCAGCACCCACTCTACCGACGCGATCTGATGGCCAATCAAAACCGTCTGCCATTCTGGCCCGCGCTGGTCAGTTACCTGTCGTTCAAATCCAACGCCCTGCGCAATGCGGCTCGGCTGGGAGTCACCCTGGCAGCGGGCAGCAGCCTGGGGATGATATTCAATCTGCCAAAACCTTACTGGATCTTGCTGACCATCATGCTGGTGAGCCAAAACGGCTACAACGCCACCCGGGTACGCATCCAGCACCGTGCGCTCGGCACTCTGGTTGGGTTGGTGATTGCCGCCGGGTTACTGCAGCTGCAGCTGCCCGAGGCTGAGACGCTGGGCGTGATGCTGGTGATCACGCTGCTGGCCTATCTGGTTTCACGTAAAAATTACGGGCTGGCGGTAATTGGCTTTACGGTGACGGCGGTTTACACCCTGCAACTGTTGGCACTGAACGGCACCCACTTCCTGGTGCCGCGCCTGATCGACACGCTGATCGGCTGCGTGCTGGTGTTCGGTAGTACCATCTGGCTGTGGCCACAGTGGCAAAGCGGTCTGCTACGCAAGAACGCCCACCAGGCGTTGGAAAACGATCAGCAGGCGCTGCGCCTGTTGCTGGAAGAGCAAGAACCCGATCCCAGCGCGCTGGCTTATGCCCGCATGCAGGTCAATCAGGCGCATAACGCGCTGTTCACCTCACTCAATCAGGCGATGCAGGAGCCGGGATTTGAATCGAGCTACCTGGCAGATATGCGCCTGTGGGTTACGCACAGCCAGTTTATTGTCGAACACCTGAATGCGATGACCATTCTGGCGCGCGAGCACTATATGCTGACGCCAAAGCTGGCAGAGGAGTATCTGCAGTCTTGTGAAATCGCGCTGCAAAGCTGTCAGCAGCGGCTTGAATACGACGGGCCGAGCAGTGGCAACGGCATTATGCAGCCACCGGATTTGCAGCCGGATATGCCGGTGACTGAAATGGAACGCCATCTGCGGCGCATTTTGTCCCACCTGAGCGTCATGCACACCATTTCGTCACTGGCCTGGCGCCAGCGTCCGCACCATGGTATCTGGCTGAAACGCAAACTGCGCGATCAATAA
- the argD gene encoding bifunctional acetylornithine/succinyldiaminopimelate transaminase: MTEKSAVTRSTFDQVILPVYAPAQFVPVRGKGSRVWDQQGKEYIDFSGGIAVTALGHCHPALVEALKQQGETLWHTSNVFTNEPALRLATKLINATFADRVFFANSGAEANEAAFKLARHYAITRHSPYKTKIIAFYNAFHGRTLFTVSVGGQAKYSDGFGPKPADIVHVPFNDLAAVKAVMDDHTCAVVMEPIQGEGGITPVDADFLKGVRELCNQHQALLVFDEVQSGMGRSGKLFAYMHYGVTPDILTTAKALGGGFPVSAMLTTEEIASVMQVGTHGTTYGGNPLACAVAEAALDVINTPEVLSGIELRHGLYVQALKQIGEKYGVFSDIRGMGLLIGAELTKNHHGKARDFLTAAAARGLMILNAGPNVIRFAPSLVVATEDIDEGMALFELAVQDVIGA, from the coding sequence ATGACCGAAAAATCTGCAGTAACCCGCAGCACCTTTGATCAGGTTATCCTGCCTGTTTATGCACCTGCTCAGTTTGTCCCGGTCAGGGGCAAAGGCAGCCGCGTGTGGGACCAGCAAGGGAAAGAGTACATCGATTTCTCCGGCGGCATTGCGGTGACGGCGTTGGGGCACTGCCACCCGGCGTTGGTTGAGGCGCTGAAACAGCAGGGCGAAACCCTGTGGCATACCAGCAACGTGTTCACCAACGAACCGGCGCTGCGCCTGGCGACCAAGCTAATTAACGCCACCTTTGCCGATCGGGTGTTTTTCGCCAATTCCGGCGCAGAGGCTAACGAAGCTGCCTTCAAACTGGCGCGTCATTATGCGATTACCCGCCACAGTCCGTACAAAACCAAAATCATCGCGTTCTATAACGCGTTTCACGGCCGCACGCTGTTTACCGTCTCCGTCGGCGGACAGGCCAAATATTCCGACGGCTTTGGGCCCAAACCGGCTGATATCGTACACGTGCCGTTCAACGATCTGGCCGCGGTGAAAGCGGTGATGGACGACCATACCTGCGCGGTGGTAATGGAGCCGATCCAGGGTGAAGGGGGGATTACCCCGGTAGACGCCGACTTCCTCAAGGGCGTACGCGAACTGTGCAACCAGCATCAGGCGCTGCTGGTATTCGACGAAGTGCAAAGTGGTATGGGGCGCAGTGGCAAACTGTTCGCCTATATGCACTATGGCGTGACGCCAGACATCCTGACCACCGCCAAGGCGCTTGGCGGTGGCTTCCCGGTTAGCGCGATGCTGACCACCGAAGAGATTGCCTCGGTGATGCAGGTGGGTACCCATGGCACCACCTACGGCGGCAACCCGTTAGCCTGCGCGGTGGCGGAGGCGGCGCTGGACGTGATCAATACGCCAGAAGTGCTCAGTGGCATTGAACTGCGTCATGGACTGTACGTGCAGGCGTTAAAGCAGATTGGCGAGAAATATGGTGTTTTCAGCGATATTCGCGGCATGGGGCTGCTGATCGGTGCCGAATTGACGAAAAATCACCACGGTAAGGCGCGTGATTTCCTGACTGCCGCCGCTGCACGCGGGTTGATGATCCTCAATGCCGGGCCAAACGTGATCCGTTTTGCGCCTTCGCTGGTGGTAGCAACCGAGGATATTGACGAAGGGATGGCGCTGTTTGAGCTGGCCGTGCAGGACGTGATTGGCGCTTAA
- a CDS encoding aminodeoxychorismate synthase component II: MLLLIDNYDSFTYNLYQYFCELGAEVLVKRNDELQLADIERLAPQRLVISPGPCTPNEAGISLVAIQHFAGKLPILGVCLGHQALGQAFGAKVVRAREVMHGKTSAIRHLDSGVFRGLNNPLTVTRYHSLVLEAATLPDCFEVTAWSERDGVRDEIMGIRHRQLALEGVQFHPESILSEQGHQLLNNFLKS, encoded by the coding sequence ATGCTGCTGTTGATCGATAACTACGACTCTTTTACCTATAACCTTTACCAGTACTTTTGCGAATTAGGCGCGGAAGTGCTGGTGAAGCGTAACGACGAGCTGCAACTGGCCGATATCGAAAGGCTGGCGCCGCAGCGTCTGGTGATCTCTCCTGGGCCCTGTACCCCGAATGAAGCCGGCATCTCATTAGTTGCCATCCAACATTTTGCCGGCAAGCTGCCGATCCTCGGCGTTTGTCTGGGGCACCAGGCGCTGGGGCAGGCATTCGGTGCTAAGGTGGTGCGCGCCCGCGAGGTGATGCACGGCAAGACCTCGGCGATCCGCCATCTCGACAGCGGTGTTTTTCGTGGGTTGAACAACCCGCTGACCGTTACCCGTTACCATTCGTTGGTGCTTGAAGCTGCTACTTTACCGGACTGTTTTGAAGTTACCGCCTGGAGTGAGCGCGACGGCGTACGCGATGAGATCATGGGCATCCGCCACCGGCAGTTGGCGCTGGAAGGGGTACAGTTCCACCCAGAAAGCATCCTCAGCGAACAGGGGCATCAGCTGTTGAATAATTTCCTTAAAAGTTAA
- a CDS encoding helicase HerA-like domain-containing protein, translating to MSEARIIAKAMKDGKPVQDLVILPALANRHGLITGATGTGKTVTLQKMAEQFSRIGVPVFLSDVKGDLSGIGTEAVPSEKLQARLAAIGVTDWQPQACTIIPWDIYGEKGHPIRATVSDLGPLLLARLLDLNEVQSGVLQLVFKIADDNALLLLDMKDLRAMVQYVGDNAKQFQTQYGNISSASVGAIQRGLLTLEEQGANQFFGEPMLDINDLMKTDANGHGIINLLAADKLINQPKLYSVFLLWLLAELFEHLPEVGDPEQPKLVFFFDEAHLLFNDAPAALLTKIEQVVRLIRSKGVGIYFVTQNPLDIPDSVLGQLGNRVQHALRAFTPRDQKAVKAAAQTMRANPAFDAETAITELGVGEALVSFLDEKGRPNVVERAMVIAPESKMGMLGAEGLNSAINKSPLYGRYEDMVDRESAYEKLSAEGFATVGAQQAGQPAQQPQAQQQAGGGLMGGLNDILFGSTGPRGGKRDGIVQTAAKSMARDLGRQILRGVLGSIMGGRKK from the coding sequence ATGAGTGAAGCACGGATTATCGCCAAAGCGATGAAAGACGGGAAACCGGTACAGGATCTGGTTATCCTGCCGGCATTGGCGAACCGCCATGGTCTGATCACCGGAGCGACCGGGACAGGTAAAACCGTGACGCTGCAAAAAATGGCCGAGCAGTTTTCGCGCATTGGTGTGCCGGTCTTTTTGTCTGACGTAAAGGGAGACCTGTCGGGTATTGGTACCGAAGCCGTGCCTTCCGAGAAGCTGCAGGCGCGTTTGGCGGCAATTGGCGTCACTGACTGGCAGCCGCAGGCCTGCACGATTATTCCGTGGGACATTTATGGTGAGAAGGGCCACCCGATCCGCGCCACCGTGTCCGATCTGGGGCCGTTGCTGCTGGCCCGCTTGCTGGATTTGAACGAAGTTCAAAGCGGCGTGCTGCAACTGGTGTTCAAAATAGCCGATGACAATGCGCTGCTGCTGTTGGATATGAAAGATCTGCGCGCCATGGTGCAGTACGTTGGGGACAACGCCAAACAGTTCCAAACCCAATATGGCAATATCTCTTCGGCTTCGGTCGGCGCTATCCAGCGCGGATTGCTGACGCTGGAAGAGCAGGGGGCAAACCAGTTCTTCGGCGAGCCGATGTTGGACATCAATGACCTGATGAAAACCGACGCCAACGGCCACGGCATCATCAACCTGCTGGCAGCGGACAAGCTGATTAATCAGCCGAAACTCTATTCGGTGTTCCTGCTGTGGCTGCTGGCCGAGCTGTTCGAACACCTGCCGGAAGTGGGCGATCCGGAGCAGCCGAAGCTGGTGTTCTTCTTCGACGAAGCTCACCTGCTGTTCAACGACGCACCGGCGGCGCTGCTGACGAAAATCGAACAGGTGGTACGCCTGATCCGTTCCAAAGGTGTCGGCATCTACTTTGTTACCCAAAACCCGCTCGACATTCCGGACAGCGTGCTCGGTCAGTTAGGCAACCGCGTGCAGCACGCGCTGCGTGCCTTTACCCCTCGCGATCAGAAAGCGGTGAAAGCCGCGGCGCAAACCATGCGCGCCAATCCGGCCTTCGATGCGGAAACGGCGATCACCGAACTGGGCGTCGGCGAGGCGCTGGTTTCTTTCCTCGACGAAAAAGGGCGGCCAAACGTGGTGGAACGGGCGATGGTGATCGCGCCGGAATCCAAGATGGGCATGCTGGGGGCGGAAGGGTTGAACAGTGCGATCAATAAATCGCCGCTGTACGGTCGTTATGAGGATATGGTGGACCGCGAGTCCGCCTACGAGAAGCTGTCTGCGGAAGGTTTCGCCACCGTCGGTGCACAGCAAGCGGGCCAACCGGCGCAGCAACCCCAGGCGCAGCAGCAGGCGGGTGGCGGCCTGATGGGCGGCCTGAACGATATTCTGTTCGGCTCTACCGGCCCACGCGGCGGCAAACGCGACGGCATAGTTCAAACCGCCGCCAAGAGCATGGCACGCGATCTCGGTCGACAGATCCTGCGCGGCGTGCTGGGCTCGATCATGGGCGGTCGCAAGAAGTAA
- a CDS encoding type II toxin-antitoxin system RelE/ParE family toxin, giving the protein MKLKWTDPTIADRMAIYDYLASKNPIAAAEIDALISAAASQLSRNPSSGKVGRVSGTREWVIHHFYLLIYEVKNDLLIILAVVHSRRQWPKD; this is encoded by the coding sequence GTGAAGCTAAAGTGGACGGATCCCACAATTGCTGACCGTATGGCAATTTATGACTATCTTGCGTCAAAGAACCCGATAGCTGCCGCAGAGATTGATGCTTTGATTTCTGCGGCGGCAAGCCAACTATCCCGAAACCCATCAAGTGGCAAAGTGGGCCGGGTTTCAGGTACACGTGAATGGGTCATTCATCATTTTTACCTACTGATTTATGAAGTAAAAAATGACCTTCTTATTATTTTGGCAGTCGTACATTCCCGCCGGCAATGGCCAAAGGATTAA
- the btsR gene encoding two-component system response regulator BtsR — MLNVLIVDDEPSARDNLRHLLEAEEGISIVGECANAIEAISGIHRLQPDVVFLDIQMPRITGLEMVGMLDPNRMPHIVFLTAYDEYAVQAFEEHAFDYLLKPAEPKRLSKTLQRLQQQRGQQNIAALDESAGYLKYIPCTGHSRIYLLRFDEVVAIRSRLSGVFVVRNDGMECFTELTLRTLELRTPLVRCHRQYLVNLEQVREIRFDEGGAAEMIMPVGEPVPVSRRYLKALKEELGLRG; from the coding sequence ATGTTAAACGTACTGATTGTCGATGATGAACCGTCTGCACGCGATAACCTGCGACATTTGCTGGAAGCGGAAGAGGGCATCAGCATTGTCGGCGAATGCGCCAATGCGATAGAAGCCATCAGCGGGATCCATCGCCTGCAACCGGACGTGGTGTTTCTGGATATTCAGATGCCGCGCATTACCGGGTTGGAGATGGTAGGCATGCTCGACCCTAATCGCATGCCGCATATCGTGTTCCTGACCGCCTATGACGAATACGCGGTGCAGGCCTTTGAAGAGCATGCGTTTGATTACCTGTTGAAACCGGCGGAGCCGAAGCGGCTGAGCAAAACGCTGCAGCGCCTGCAGCAACAGCGTGGGCAGCAAAACATCGCCGCGCTGGACGAAAGCGCCGGCTACCTGAAATACATCCCCTGTACCGGCCACAGTCGCATCTATTTGCTGCGCTTTGACGAGGTAGTAGCGATACGTTCGCGACTGAGTGGCGTATTTGTGGTGCGTAATGACGGCATGGAATGTTTTACCGAGCTGACGCTGCGAACGCTGGAGCTGCGGACACCGCTGGTACGCTGCCACCGTCAGTATTTGGTCAATCTGGAGCAGGTGCGTGAAATTCGCTTCGATGAGGGCGGCGCTGCGGAAATGATCATGCCGGTTGGGGAGCCAGTCCCGGTCAGCCGCCGCTATCTGAAAGCCTTGAAAGAGGAGCTGGGGCTGCGGGGGTGA
- the ppiA gene encoding peptidylprolyl isomerase A: MFKRTLVTLVALCSLTAMAPAALAAGETHVMLTTSAGNIELALDSQKAPVSTKNFIDYVNSGYYNNTIFHRVIPGFMVQGGGFTADMQQKSTQAPIKNEADNGLRNLRGTISMARTADKDSATSQFFLNVADNAFLDHGQRDFGYAVFGKVVKGMDVVDKISQAPTGNVGPYQNVPSKPIVILSAKVLP, translated from the coding sequence ATGTTCAAACGTACTTTAGTGACCCTCGTTGCGCTGTGTTCCCTGACAGCAATGGCACCCGCTGCGCTCGCTGCCGGTGAAACTCATGTCATGCTGACCACCTCAGCAGGGAATATCGAATTGGCGCTCGACAGTCAGAAGGCTCCGGTTTCCACCAAGAACTTCATCGACTACGTGAACAGCGGCTACTACAACAACACTATTTTCCACCGCGTGATCCCGGGCTTTATGGTTCAGGGCGGCGGCTTTACTGCCGATATGCAGCAAAAATCCACCCAGGCACCGATCAAGAACGAAGCGGATAATGGCCTGCGTAACCTGCGTGGCACTATTTCGATGGCGCGTACCGCCGATAAAGACAGTGCTACCAGCCAGTTCTTCCTGAACGTGGCGGATAACGCCTTCCTGGATCACGGCCAGCGCGATTTCGGTTACGCGGTGTTTGGCAAGGTGGTTAAAGGCATGGACGTGGTAGATAAAATTTCCCAGGCGCCGACCGGCAACGTGGGGCCATACCAAAACGTTCCAAGTAAACCTATCGTCATTCTGTCAGCGAAAGTGCTGCCATAA
- a CDS encoding PTS lactose/cellobiose transporter subunit IIA — protein MTEISPDFESTIMELLVFSGGARSSALMALQQARAGDFTASAKHMAESKQSVKKAHLIQTQLIGMDEGCGKLAINLITVHAQDHLMNAMVIQDLADDMIELYRRQAQMEVRA, from the coding sequence ATGACTGAAATCAGCCCCGATTTTGAAAGCACCATCATGGAGCTGCTGGTGTTCTCCGGTGGTGCCCGCAGCAGTGCGTTGATGGCCTTGCAGCAGGCACGTGCCGGTGACTTTACCGCCTCAGCCAAGCACATGGCCGAGTCCAAACAGTCGGTGAAAAAGGCGCATCTTATCCAGACCCAACTGATCGGCATGGATGAAGGCTGCGGCAAACTGGCCATCAACCTGATTACCGTTCATGCCCAGGATCATCTGATGAACGCTATGGTGATCCAGGATCTGGCGGATGACATGATTGAACTCTACCGCCGCCAGGCCCAGATGGAGGTTCGCGCATGA